One Turneriella parva DSM 21527 genomic region harbors:
- a CDS encoding cytochrome c-type biogenesis protein CcmH, whose amino-acid sequence MRVLRVTGAFAAALAIFMALPLYAQSAHSRLNAPALLKRFDSLSRQLMCTCGCNMPLRNCNHTGHCNAWPQRDALDKLLLSGASDEEILKGFQHGFGAVADKGDAFAMARTPDYGYMQAQFKNGFGSQIMSIPQSNYLGVFAFLGFVLAVGVAALFIRKKRKKTDGNQTLQLLDDEHRAALLKKISAEES is encoded by the coding sequence ATGAGAGTTCTTCGGGTCACTGGCGCATTTGCTGCGGCGCTGGCAATTTTTATGGCGCTGCCGCTTTATGCACAGAGCGCGCACAGCCGTCTGAACGCCCCGGCGCTGTTGAAGCGCTTCGACAGCCTTTCGCGCCAGCTCATGTGCACCTGCGGCTGCAATATGCCGCTCAGAAACTGCAACCATACGGGTCACTGCAATGCCTGGCCGCAGCGCGACGCGCTTGACAAGCTGCTGTTGTCTGGCGCGAGCGACGAAGAAATTCTTAAGGGTTTTCAGCACGGCTTCGGTGCGGTAGCAGATAAGGGGGATGCATTCGCGATGGCGCGCACGCCCGACTATGGCTATATGCAGGCCCAGTTCAAGAATGGTTTCGGTTCGCAGATCATGAGCATACCGCAGAGTAACTATCTGGGTGTTTTTGCCTTTCTGGGTTTTGTGCTCGCTGTGGGTGTCGCTGCGCTCTTTATTCGCAAAAAGCGCAAGAAAACCGATGGAAATCAGACATTGCAGCTGCTCGACGACGAGCACCGTGCAGCGTTATTGAAAAAGATCTCAGCTGAAGAAAGTTGA
- a CDS encoding MlaE family ABC transporter permease produces the protein MKRFHQTLIPIFDSIGSGVLGLLEAIGGFAIFAGQTFRYVFARPFDVRNLLYQMGEIGVKSIPVGVVSSFFVGMVMALQLGGPMEQQIQGISTFMGGGIALAMVRELSPVLTAVLLAGRVGSSIAAEVGTMKVTEQIDALSTLATNPIHYLSVPRFLAALFCIPMITVMAIVVGVLGGALISNISLDIPYNLYFDSARTLVRSQDLISGVGKTFFFGAEIALISCFSGFRARGGAEGVGQATIQAVVFSFMMIIVSDYFITYIFQLFGL, from the coding sequence ATGAAACGCTTTCACCAGACACTTATTCCCATTTTTGACAGCATCGGCAGCGGCGTGCTCGGACTGCTCGAAGCGATCGGCGGTTTTGCCATTTTCGCCGGCCAGACTTTTCGCTATGTTTTCGCCCGGCCATTCGATGTGCGCAACCTGCTCTACCAAATGGGCGAAATCGGCGTGAAGTCGATTCCCGTCGGCGTGGTGAGTTCTTTCTTTGTGGGCATGGTCATGGCGCTGCAGCTCGGCGGCCCGATGGAACAGCAAATTCAGGGCATTTCTACTTTTATGGGCGGCGGTATCGCGCTCGCGATGGTGCGCGAACTTTCGCCGGTTCTGACCGCAGTTCTGCTCGCCGGCCGCGTCGGCTCGTCAATCGCCGCCGAAGTCGGCACCATGAAAGTTACCGAACAGATCGACGCGCTCTCGACGCTCGCGACCAACCCGATTCATTATCTGTCGGTGCCCCGCTTTCTCGCGGCACTATTTTGTATACCCATGATTACCGTGATGGCAATCGTCGTCGGGGTCTTAGGGGGAGCTCTCATTTCAAACATCAGTCTCGACATTCCGTATAATCTTTACTTTGATTCTGCGCGCACGCTCGTGCGCAGCCAAGACCTGATCTCAGGCGTCGGCAAAACTTTTTTCTTTGGTGCTGAGATCGCGCTGATCTCATGCTTCTCGGGCTTTCGCGCGCGCGGGGGCGCAGAGGGTGTCGGTCAGGCGACGATTCAGGCAGTGGTGTTTTCGTTTATGATGATCATTGTGTCTGATTATTTTATTACATATATTTTTCAATTGTTCGGATTGTAA
- a CDS encoding MlaD family protein: MDKDKRTRIAVGIMTFVSLATFIALLAILGRWQVSGEGMRLSLKFRFLNNLATGAPVRISGGLPVGYVEKIFQKDLKTFVTISLNKDLRNKIPKRVETVFAIYTTGLMGQKYINITIPDEKPNEVYFADGDEWVGIDPPSIDQMMMAFSSWFDGKNGGQVLAEIMKETETFLANLNGIVNENRGDIRTTIKQARESFTSLSAQLDTLMQKLNILSKNFTDISNQNKQDIQIMLENMSKISRDLNLITQRVNSGRGSVGKLIQDEELYKNANEAAYHARELFRKLEENPSLFLNKSN, from the coding sequence ATGGATAAAGACAAACGCACCCGCATCGCCGTCGGCATCATGACCTTCGTGTCGCTCGCGACGTTTATCGCTCTTTTGGCGATTCTTGGCCGCTGGCAGGTTTCGGGCGAAGGCATGCGCCTCAGCCTGAAGTTCAGATTTCTCAACAACCTGGCAACCGGGGCTCCGGTGCGCATCTCGGGTGGTTTGCCGGTGGGTTACGTGGAGAAGATTTTTCAGAAAGATCTCAAGACGTTCGTCACAATTTCGCTGAACAAAGACCTGAGAAACAAAATACCCAAACGCGTCGAAACGGTCTTTGCGATTTACACGACAGGCCTCATGGGCCAGAAATATATCAACATCACCATACCCGATGAAAAACCCAATGAGGTTTATTTCGCCGACGGCGACGAATGGGTCGGTATCGACCCACCTTCGATCGACCAGATGATGATGGCGTTTTCAAGCTGGTTCGACGGCAAGAACGGCGGTCAGGTGCTCGCCGAAATCATGAAAGAAACCGAGACGTTTTTGGCAAATCTCAACGGCATCGTGAACGAAAACCGGGGGGATATCAGAACCACGATAAAGCAGGCGCGCGAATCATTCACCTCGCTCTCTGCGCAGCTCGACACACTGATGCAAAAGCTGAATATTTTGTCCAAAAACTTCACCGACATTTCAAACCAGAACAAGCAAGATATTCAGATCATGCTCGAAAACATGTCGAAAATCTCGCGCGACCTGAACCTGATCACGCAGCGCGTCAACTCAGGCCGCGGCTCGGTGGGCAAGCTGATACAAGACGAAGAACTCTACAAAAACGCCAATGAAGCCGCGTACCATGCGCGTGAGCTGTTTCGCAAACTCGAAGAAAATCCATCTTTATTTTTGAACAAGAGCAATTAA
- a CDS encoding alginate export family protein translates to MKTHSTKIRFLAIVLAIASVTALGAQKPRKGPIKPAGVVVAPATPAEPLKAATAESATSVTGSTPAVTAKWYDSVKITGMVRVRPEVKENFAFDAGQRYNFVGQKVWLRAEKEFDDKTKLVITLQDARIWGGQNPTITDSSTEQQATDIREAYVQMKNFFYTPFDLKLGRQKLEFGEEMLVGSLDWSNVGRSFDGFKLTWDKGINNFQAFSTIIQESNSNDLNNTANSLNKQGMYFSGFYNQVKFHRGFMVDLFGLARNQDVDGHSNQLYTGGLRFSNRTDAGNKTPADMWFDYSIEGAYQGGQKAGKEIQAYGAVAFVGVKFDLGVKMRFGGQGAYSSGDRNPNDGKYETFDSLYPTPHYQFGQADMTSWRNLTGGGLDYTVWFTPDFSVKLDYWYAMRTSGNDSWYSIGGTPYASAALGTEKELYQEAGVLINYKPRDYLMFQSGYAYAMRGKAMNAANKSGDYQFAYFMSTFIF, encoded by the coding sequence ATGAAAACTCACTCAACCAAAATCAGATTTCTCGCCATCGTGCTGGCGATTGCCTCGGTCACTGCACTCGGGGCACAAAAACCGAGAAAAGGGCCGATCAAGCCAGCGGGCGTCGTTGTGGCTCCCGCGACACCTGCAGAACCGCTCAAGGCAGCAACCGCTGAATCTGCTACCTCGGTGACGGGCAGTACACCTGCGGTTACTGCAAAATGGTATGACAGTGTGAAAATTACCGGCATGGTGCGGGTGCGACCTGAAGTTAAAGAGAATTTCGCGTTCGATGCAGGTCAGCGTTATAATTTCGTTGGCCAGAAGGTTTGGCTGCGCGCCGAAAAAGAGTTCGACGACAAGACAAAACTTGTTATCACCCTGCAAGATGCGCGTATCTGGGGCGGTCAGAATCCGACAATAACCGATAGTTCTACTGAACAGCAGGCAACCGATATTCGTGAAGCTTACGTGCAGATGAAGAACTTTTTCTATACCCCATTCGATCTGAAACTGGGGCGCCAAAAGCTCGAATTCGGTGAGGAGATGCTCGTCGGGTCGCTCGATTGGTCAAACGTCGGTCGGTCTTTTGACGGTTTCAAACTCACCTGGGACAAGGGGATAAATAACTTTCAGGCTTTTTCAACCATCATTCAAGAGTCCAACTCAAATGACCTGAACAATACGGCGAATTCGCTGAACAAGCAAGGCATGTACTTCAGCGGTTTTTACAACCAGGTGAAATTTCACCGCGGGTTCATGGTCGACCTTTTTGGTCTGGCGCGCAACCAGGATGTTGACGGCCATTCAAATCAACTCTATACGGGCGGCCTGCGTTTCAGTAACCGCACCGACGCGGGTAACAAGACGCCAGCCGATATGTGGTTTGATTATTCAATCGAAGGTGCGTATCAGGGCGGACAAAAAGCCGGCAAAGAAATTCAGGCATACGGCGCAGTTGCTTTTGTTGGCGTTAAGTTTGATCTCGGCGTGAAGATGCGTTTTGGTGGCCAGGGAGCCTATTCGAGTGGTGACCGCAACCCAAACGATGGTAAGTACGAAACATTTGATTCACTGTATCCCACACCGCACTACCAGTTTGGTCAGGCCGATATGACGAGCTGGCGCAATTTGACCGGCGGTGGACTCGATTATACTGTCTGGTTTACCCCAGATTTCAGTGTTAAGCTTGATTATTGGTACGCGATGCGTACAAGCGGCAATGACAGCTGGTATTCGATCGGCGGTACACCCTACGCATCGGCTGCGCTCGGTACGGAAAAAGAGCTATATCAAGAGGCGGGAGTGCTGATTAACTACAAACCCCGCGACTATCTGATGTTCCAGTCGGGTTATGCGTACGCTATGCGCGGCAAAGCAATGAATGCAGCGAACAAAAGCGGTGATTACCAGTTTGCCTATTTCATGTCGACGTTTATCTTCTGA
- a CDS encoding MlaD family protein produces MKPNLDATRRASIRAGAWVLAGFLVITLTAIVGARIHTARAGFTIDIAFSFLSNLTRNAKVLLAGGRQVGYVQDIFQRDRQTYVRIYLENALRNAMPLSNETQISIFSNNLMGQKYINIQFNEPKPNEPLIAPGQVVRGISPPSFEQMMLSFSSWFDGKSAGEVAEEIMAKAALLRYNIDAIVAENREDLAATASGATNYFKAISGQFDALKENLSSIARNSEEILTAQQQSLTQLVANSASMAQNLELLEKALSNNRGSLGKFNNESKVLRDNIRQTIEYSRSFIKCIQERPWVIIYKESCRER; encoded by the coding sequence ATGAAGCCGAATCTCGATGCCACACGCCGAGCCTCGATTCGTGCCGGTGCCTGGGTGCTTGCCGGCTTTCTGGTTATCACTCTCACCGCAATCGTCGGAGCGCGCATTCACACCGCGCGCGCCGGTTTCACCATCGACATCGCTTTTTCATTTCTGAGCAACCTGACGCGTAATGCCAAGGTGCTGCTCGCCGGCGGCAGGCAGGTGGGCTATGTACAGGATATTTTTCAGCGCGATCGCCAGACCTATGTGCGCATCTATCTTGAAAATGCGCTTCGCAATGCCATGCCCCTCAGCAACGAAACGCAGATTTCGATATTCAGCAATAACCTAATGGGCCAGAAATACATCAACATTCAATTTAATGAGCCCAAACCCAATGAGCCCCTCATCGCTCCCGGGCAGGTCGTGCGCGGTATTTCGCCACCGTCATTCGAGCAGATGATGCTTTCGTTCTCAAGCTGGTTCGATGGCAAAAGCGCTGGCGAAGTAGCCGAAGAGATCATGGCGAAGGCCGCGCTTTTGCGTTACAACATCGATGCCATCGTCGCCGAAAACCGCGAAGACCTCGCAGCTACGGCATCGGGGGCGACCAACTATTTCAAAGCCATATCAGGACAATTTGATGCCCTGAAAGAAAACCTGTCATCGATTGCACGCAACAGCGAAGAAATTCTGACGGCGCAGCAGCAGAGCCTCACGCAGCTGGTAGCCAACAGCGCGAGCATGGCCCAGAACCTTGAACTGCTCGAAAAGGCGCTGTCGAATAACAGAGGCAGCCTCGGCAAGTTCAACAACGAGAGCAAGGTCTTACGCGACAACATTCGCCAGACAATCGAATACAGCCGCTCGTTTATCAAGTGTATTCAAGAACGCCCGTGGGTGATTATTTACAAAGAATCTTGCCGCGAACGGTAG
- a CDS encoding TIM44-like domain-containing protein, with amino-acid sequence MPRFASLALIFILATDLFARAGGGGSYRSSSSSSSSRSSSSSSRSSSSSSYRSSSSSSSYRPSSSGSSYKSSSGYSGSSSSYSAPAYRQLPISKIEAYSATVTLTPRGRVRLSENLEFIAYDKNPKNVYSREVEGRRLAQKVWPGHTVTGNLKKDYRTSNTLGFEVVKPDSGPIKATLDYEMERVYYSGIPGYWVFDFGFDSAKTANVTLTELAPGSRAWLYDSSIGGKIIATCEGNGSPCILVAGKKIDKPRLIISGVVPADPYQPGVVGLFKEADVEAKIQQNSTLQLSFTIKGKPELWYMPILNERETFVARTSGAYFGKFERYAVNANLYSARESQSITADLLPTFADKERGGYFDIAIGSLEPISRIGGMNASSAKALYTDYNSIKIHLPFEKKILAEVILCKDNWTYSYTCEHEKQLLSTFTQTGNIAEVKLLEPAIESEIVVRIFTPYDSLTKPDAWTEFTYQLRHYWKYGMKPGWLHLIFMLVYLVLAVAGIIFSFRLVGYLREKAANAKERAMLQKTEAAAIDKVLKHDAKFDLEAFRTRASEIATRIQHSWCAGDMRDCRRYLSQGVYNRFRLQLKIMRELEKRRNIMADFEIRRFFVVAHSKSGEFDCLTVRMDAAARDIMAKIGRPDDDALRAAKKAPLNPFTEFYSFMRRREATTDHPDRIDSCSHCGTPFKGEGELNKCKSCGAIAGSGTFDWVLAEITQASEYRGPGARQNLTSASSDRIEDRASFVFWRDIMAALTQNKNYIVRDATDTYLAGELKPQSLYDIAVGAADLESFKANSSEAIAKVRIKWSAAALPNTKVRHRQSVITLRAQNTHLNNAGFAEHSCASCGAPLPETDSIECSYCHSPIQGKNADWLLDSVETKVE; translated from the coding sequence GTGCCACGCTTCGCTTCGCTTGCCCTGATATTCATTCTTGCCACAGACCTCTTTGCCCGTGCCGGCGGCGGCGGTAGCTACCGTTCATCGAGCAGCAGCAGTTCGTCGCGTTCTTCATCCTCGTCGAGTCGGTCTTCGAGTTCATCCAGTTATCGATCGTCTTCGAGCAGTTCTTCATACCGACCTTCGTCATCGGGTTCTTCTTACAAGTCGTCATCGGGTTACTCAGGCAGCAGCTCTTCATACAGTGCACCTGCCTACCGCCAACTACCCATCAGCAAAATTGAAGCGTATTCCGCGACGGTCACTTTAACGCCACGGGGGCGTGTGCGTCTGAGCGAGAATCTTGAATTCATTGCGTATGACAAGAACCCCAAGAACGTCTATTCCCGGGAGGTCGAAGGGCGACGGCTCGCGCAAAAGGTCTGGCCCGGGCACACCGTAACGGGCAATCTTAAGAAAGACTACCGCACGAGCAACACGCTGGGGTTTGAAGTTGTCAAACCCGACTCCGGGCCTATTAAAGCAACTCTTGACTACGAGATGGAGCGCGTCTATTACTCGGGCATCCCGGGTTACTGGGTATTCGATTTTGGTTTCGATTCCGCAAAAACAGCCAATGTGACGCTCACTGAACTCGCCCCCGGCTCCAGGGCCTGGCTCTACGATTCGTCGATAGGCGGCAAGATAATTGCAACCTGCGAAGGTAATGGTTCACCCTGCATTCTGGTTGCAGGCAAGAAAATCGATAAGCCGCGCCTCATCATTTCTGGCGTCGTGCCCGCTGACCCTTACCAACCTGGCGTTGTCGGGTTGTTCAAAGAAGCTGATGTAGAGGCTAAAATTCAGCAGAATTCTACGCTGCAGCTTTCATTCACAATAAAGGGTAAACCCGAGCTGTGGTACATGCCCATACTCAACGAACGCGAAACTTTTGTCGCAAGAACAAGCGGCGCCTATTTCGGCAAATTTGAACGCTATGCCGTGAATGCGAATCTCTACTCGGCAAGGGAATCGCAATCCATAACCGCAGATCTGCTGCCTACCTTTGCCGACAAAGAGCGCGGAGGATACTTTGATATTGCCATCGGCTCGCTCGAGCCAATAAGCAGAATCGGTGGCATGAACGCCTCTTCAGCCAAGGCACTTTATACGGACTACAACAGCATCAAAATTCATCTTCCGTTCGAGAAGAAGATTCTGGCAGAAGTGATTCTCTGCAAAGATAACTGGACTTACAGCTATACATGCGAGCACGAGAAACAGCTGCTCAGTACCTTCACGCAGACCGGTAATATCGCCGAAGTGAAGCTGCTTGAACCTGCAATAGAAAGTGAAATAGTCGTGAGGATTTTTACTCCTTATGATTCATTAACCAAGCCCGATGCGTGGACCGAGTTCACATACCAACTGCGCCACTACTGGAAGTATGGAATGAAGCCCGGCTGGCTACACCTGATTTTTATGCTTGTTTATCTCGTGCTTGCCGTTGCTGGCATTATTTTCTCCTTCAGGCTTGTCGGCTACCTGCGCGAAAAAGCCGCGAATGCGAAAGAGCGGGCGATGCTGCAAAAAACAGAGGCAGCGGCGATAGACAAGGTTCTCAAGCACGATGCGAAATTTGATCTCGAAGCATTTCGAACCCGGGCATCTGAAATCGCCACCCGTATTCAGCACAGTTGGTGTGCAGGCGATATGCGCGATTGCCGCCGATACCTGTCGCAGGGGGTCTATAACCGATTTCGGCTGCAGCTGAAAATCATGCGCGAGCTAGAAAAACGCAGGAATATTATGGCTGATTTCGAGATCCGCCGGTTCTTTGTTGTGGCACACAGCAAATCGGGAGAATTCGACTGCCTTACTGTGCGCATGGATGCTGCGGCCCGGGATATCATGGCCAAAATTGGCCGCCCCGATGACGATGCACTGCGTGCGGCAAAAAAGGCACCGCTGAACCCATTTACCGAATTCTATTCTTTTATGCGCCGGCGCGAAGCCACCACTGACCACCCCGATCGAATCGACAGCTGCAGCCATTGCGGCACCCCCTTTAAAGGTGAAGGAGAGCTGAATAAATGCAAAAGTTGCGGCGCCATCGCCGGCTCTGGCACTTTTGACTGGGTATTGGCTGAAATCACGCAGGCCAGCGAGTACCGCGGCCCGGGCGCCCGCCAGAATCTCACCAGTGCAAGTTCTGATCGCATTGAAGACCGCGCGTCATTTGTTTTCTGGCGCGACATTATGGCGGCGCTGACACAGAATAAAAACTATATCGTGCGCGACGCCACCGACACTTACCTCGCCGGCGAGCTGAAGCCGCAGAGCCTCTACGATATCGCAGTCGGCGCGGCAGACCTGGAGAGTTTCAAAGCAAACAGCAGCGAAGCGATTGCAAAAGTGCGCATCAAGTGGTCGGCAGCTGCGTTGCCCAATACAAAGGTACGCCACCGGCAATCGGTCATCACGCTGCGTGCGCAAAACACGCACCTGAATAATGCGGGCTTCGCCGAACACAGCTGCGCCTCATGCGGAGCGCCGCTGCCCGAAACCGACAGCATCGAGTGTTCATATTGTCACTCGCCCATACAGGGCAAAAATGCAGATTGGCTTCTCGACTCAGTCGAAACCAAAGTTGAATGA
- the ahcY gene encoding adenosylhomocysteinase: MKTPEATAGSTSNADYKVADINLADWGRKELDIAEHEMPGLMSLRKKYGPEKPLKGAKIMGSLHMTIQTAVLIETLKELGADVRWCSCNIFSTQDHAAAAIAKAGIPVFAWKGETLEEYWWCTEQALTWPDGSGPDLIVDDGGDATMLIHDGTKAEKDPKFVDQPTDNKEYKIVLNLIRESLKKSKDKWTKIGKAVRGVSEETTTGVKRLYSMLEKGELLFPAINVNDSVTKSKFDNLYGCRESLADGIKRATDTMIAGKVAFIAGYGDVGKGSAQSMRNFGARVIVSEIDPICALQAAMEGYQVAPIEDALESADIYVTTTGNKDIITLEHMSKMKDQAIICNIGHFDNEIQIEALENMKGVTRINIKPQYDKYILPNGKTIYLLAEGRLVNLGCATGHPSFVMSNSFTNQTLAQIDLWKNRDTNKIGVTRLSKVLDEEVARLHLERIGVKLTKLTKEQADYIGVDVAGPYKPEHYRY; this comes from the coding sequence ATGAAAACACCAGAAGCAACCGCTGGCTCGACCAGCAACGCCGACTACAAAGTCGCCGATATCAACCTGGCCGATTGGGGCCGCAAAGAACTCGACATCGCTGAGCATGAAATGCCAGGCCTCATGTCGCTGCGCAAGAAATATGGCCCCGAAAAGCCATTGAAGGGCGCAAAAATCATGGGCTCGCTGCACATGACGATTCAGACAGCGGTTCTGATTGAAACACTCAAAGAACTCGGCGCCGATGTGCGCTGGTGCTCGTGCAATATCTTTTCAACACAAGACCACGCTGCGGCAGCAATTGCGAAAGCAGGTATTCCGGTATTTGCCTGGAAAGGTGAGACGCTTGAAGAATACTGGTGGTGCACTGAACAGGCGCTGACCTGGCCAGACGGTTCAGGCCCAGACCTGATCGTCGACGACGGTGGCGACGCAACTATGCTCATTCACGACGGCACAAAAGCTGAAAAAGACCCGAAGTTTGTCGATCAGCCAACTGACAACAAAGAATACAAGATCGTTCTGAACCTCATTCGTGAAAGCCTCAAGAAGTCGAAAGACAAGTGGACGAAAATAGGCAAAGCAGTGCGTGGAGTTTCAGAAGAAACAACTACGGGCGTCAAACGCCTCTATTCAATGCTCGAAAAAGGCGAGCTGCTTTTCCCGGCGATCAACGTCAATGACTCAGTCACAAAATCAAAATTTGACAACCTCTATGGCTGCCGCGAATCACTAGCCGACGGCATCAAGCGCGCAACTGACACGATGATTGCCGGCAAAGTGGCGTTCATCGCAGGCTATGGCGACGTGGGCAAAGGTTCAGCACAATCGATGCGCAACTTTGGTGCGCGTGTGATCGTCTCAGAAATCGACCCGATCTGCGCCCTTCAGGCAGCGATGGAAGGTTATCAGGTAGCGCCGATCGAAGACGCACTGGAAAGCGCCGACATCTACGTGACCACCACGGGTAACAAAGACATCATCACGCTCGAACATATGAGCAAAATGAAAGACCAGGCGATCATCTGCAATATTGGTCACTTCGACAATGAAATTCAGATCGAAGCGTTGGAGAACATGAAAGGTGTGACACGCATCAACATCAAGCCGCAGTACGATAAGTACATCTTGCCGAACGGCAAAACCATTTATCTGCTGGCCGAAGGCCGACTCGTCAACCTCGGTTGCGCAACGGGCCACCCATCATTCGTGATGAGCAACTCATTCACCAACCAGACTCTTGCCCAGATCGACCTCTGGAAAAACCGAGACACAAACAAGATCGGCGTAACGCGCCTGTCAAAAGTTCTCGATGAAGAAGTTGCACGCCTGCACCTCGAGCGCATCGGTGTAAAACTGACCAAGCTCACCAAAGAGCAGGCCGACTACATCGGTGTCGATGTTGCAGGTCCTTATAAGCCTGAGCATTACCGTTATTAA
- a CDS encoding Zn-ribbon domain-containing OB-fold protein, with the protein MSDWRNEVNYLVHESKIKVPYTWSVGDTGSRFLRALRDDKKILANKCPKTGQVFCPPKLNSPYSLEPITEWLELSGTGTVTTFTERSYDSRAALPEQSRIYALITLDGATQALPHLLGEVDFKNVKIGLRVEPVFKETREGHILDIAYFRPTGENKQ; encoded by the coding sequence ATGAGCGATTGGCGAAACGAGGTAAATTACCTTGTACACGAAAGCAAGATCAAGGTGCCCTACACCTGGTCGGTCGGCGACACGGGCTCGCGATTTTTGCGCGCGCTGCGCGACGACAAAAAAATTCTCGCGAACAAATGCCCGAAAACAGGGCAGGTCTTCTGCCCGCCAAAACTCAACTCACCCTATTCGCTCGAACCGATCACAGAATGGCTCGAGCTTTCGGGAACCGGCACCGTCACGACCTTTACTGAGCGCAGCTATGACTCGCGCGCGGCATTGCCCGAGCAATCCAGAATTTACGCTCTCATCACACTCGACGGCGCAACGCAGGCGCTACCGCATCTTTTAGGTGAGGTGGATTTCAAAAACGTCAAAATCGGCTTACGTGTTGAGCCTGTATTTAAAGAAACACGCGAGGGCCATATCTTGGATATTGCTTATTTTCGCCCTACGGGCGAAAATAAGCAATAG
- a CDS encoding ABC transporter ATP-binding protein has protein sequence MTSPAPTRETHVQLAGIYKSFGSKHVLRGVDLDIYRGEIIYIIGKSGSGKSVTLKNITGLLKPDAGTVYIDGIDVHAADDAELNNLRRKMGVLFQMAALFDSMSVFENVAFGPRRFSRLPEKEIAELVTEKLAMVGLKGVENLNPSALSGGMQKRVGLARAIALNPEIVLYDEPTTGVDPILGAAVDDLIKTLNAKTGVTSIVISHDMASVFRTAHRVAMLYDGVFRLIGTPDDFKKSDDPVIRQFVEGSADGPIPIL, from the coding sequence GTGACTTCCCCGGCCCCCACCCGCGAGACGCATGTGCAGCTCGCGGGAATCTATAAAAGTTTCGGCAGCAAACACGTTCTGCGCGGTGTAGACCTCGACATCTACCGCGGCGAGATAATTTATATCATCGGCAAGAGTGGTTCGGGCAAATCGGTCACCTTGAAGAACATCACCGGATTACTGAAGCCCGACGCGGGTACGGTCTATATCGACGGTATCGACGTGCACGCGGCCGACGACGCCGAGCTGAATAATCTCAGGCGCAAAATGGGCGTGCTGTTTCAGATGGCCGCCCTCTTCGATTCCATGTCGGTGTTTGAGAATGTGGCTTTTGGGCCACGGCGGTTTTCGCGCCTGCCAGAAAAAGAAATCGCAGAACTCGTCACAGAAAAACTCGCCATGGTCGGCCTTAAAGGCGTTGAAAATCTAAATCCCTCTGCATTATCGGGTGGCATGCAAAAGCGTGTCGGCCTCGCGCGCGCAATTGCGCTGAACCCTGAAATTGTGCTCTATGACGAACCCACCACCGGGGTTGACCCGATTCTCGGCGCTGCGGTCGACGACCTCATCAAGACGCTCAACGCAAAAACCGGCGTTACTTCGATTGTGATATCTCACGATATGGCTTCGGTTTTTCGCACGGCACACAGAGTCGCCATGCTATACGATGGGGTCTTTCGCCTCATCGGCACGCCCGATGATTTCAAAAAATCGGATGACCCTGTGATTAGGCAATTCGTTGAAGGTTCAGCAGACGGCCCGATTCCGATTCTCTGA